From a region of the Streptomyces venezuelae genome:
- a CDS encoding ABC transporter ATP-binding protein — translation MAESLLEVKDLVKHYPLTRGIVFRKQVGAVKAVDGVSFGLRAGETLGIVGESGCGKSTVAKMLVNLERPTAGVIAYKGEDITRLSGRALKAVRRNIQMVFQDPYTSLNPRMTVGDIIGEPFEIHPEVAPKGSRRQRVQELLDVVGLNPEYINRYPHQFSGGQRQRIGIARGLALQPEIIVADEPVSALDVSVQAQVINLLDRLQSDFDLSYVFIAHDLSIVRHISDRVGVMYLGRIVEIGTDSQIYDHPTHPYTQALLSAVPVPDPEARAHRERIILTGDVPSPANPPSGCPFRTRCWKAEPRCTAEVPLLAVPQVFPSGPAAHPSACHFAAEKQVVPPSDQPPPPSPLAKE, via the coding sequence ATGGCTGAGTCCCTGCTGGAGGTGAAGGACCTGGTCAAGCACTATCCGCTGACCCGGGGCATCGTCTTCCGCAAGCAGGTCGGCGCGGTCAAGGCGGTCGACGGGGTCTCCTTCGGCCTGCGTGCCGGTGAGACGCTCGGCATCGTCGGCGAGTCCGGCTGCGGGAAGTCCACCGTGGCCAAGATGCTGGTCAACCTGGAGCGGCCGACGGCGGGGGTGATCGCGTACAAGGGCGAGGACATCACCAGGCTGTCGGGGCGGGCCCTGAAGGCCGTGCGCCGCAACATCCAGATGGTGTTCCAGGACCCGTACACCTCGCTGAACCCGCGCATGACGGTCGGCGACATCATCGGGGAGCCGTTCGAGATCCACCCCGAGGTGGCGCCCAAGGGCTCGCGGCGGCAACGCGTCCAGGAGCTCCTGGACGTCGTGGGACTGAATCCGGAGTACATCAACCGCTACCCGCACCAGTTCTCCGGCGGCCAGCGCCAGCGCATCGGCATCGCCCGCGGCCTCGCCCTCCAGCCCGAGATCATCGTCGCCGACGAGCCCGTCTCGGCGCTGGACGTCTCCGTCCAGGCCCAGGTGATCAACCTGCTGGACCGGCTGCAGAGCGATTTCGACCTGTCCTACGTCTTCATCGCGCACGACCTCTCGATCGTCCGGCACATCTCCGACCGGGTCGGCGTCATGTACCTGGGCCGGATCGTCGAGATCGGCACCGACAGCCAGATCTACGACCACCCGACGCACCCGTACACCCAGGCGCTGCTCTCGGCCGTCCCGGTCCCCGATCCGGAGGCCCGCGCCCACCGCGAGCGGATCATCCTCACCGGTGACGTCCCGTCCCCGGCCAACCCGCCGTCGGGCTGCCCCTTCCGCACCCGCTGCTGGAAGGCGGAGCCCCGCTGCACGGCGGAGGTCCCGCTGCTGGCGGTTCCGCAGGTCTTCCCCTCGGGCCCGGCGGCGCACCCGTCGGCCTGCCACTTCGCGGCGGAGAAACAGGTGGTCCCGCCGTCGGACCAGCCGCCACCGCCGTCCCCCCTGGCGAAGGAGTAG
- a CDS encoding ABC transporter permease: MGRYVIRRLLQMIPVFIGSTFLIFFMVYALGDPVAALFGDKAPDPATAARIRKDLFLDQPLWKQYLHYMGQIFQGDFGTAFNGQPVTELMASAFPVTLRLTIVAIFFEIVIGITLGVVSGLRRGKSVDTTVLVLTLVVISVPTFVTGYLLQYLFGVKWGWVRPTVSPDAPFNELILPGIVLALVSLAYVTRLSRTSIAENVKADYVRTAVAKGLPRRRVVTRHLLRNSLIPVITFIGTDIGALMGGAIVTERIFNIHGVGYQLYQGILRNNSPTVVGFVTILVIVFLLANLLVDLLYAVLDPRIRYA; encoded by the coding sequence ATGGGACGTTACGTGATCCGGCGGCTGCTCCAGATGATCCCGGTGTTCATCGGCAGCACGTTCCTGATCTTCTTCATGGTGTACGCGCTCGGTGACCCGGTCGCGGCCCTCTTCGGCGACAAGGCGCCCGACCCCGCCACCGCCGCGCGCATCCGCAAGGACCTCTTCCTCGACCAGCCCCTGTGGAAGCAGTACCTCCACTACATGGGCCAGATCTTCCAGGGCGACTTCGGCACGGCCTTCAACGGCCAGCCGGTCACCGAGCTGATGGCCAGCGCCTTCCCCGTCACCCTGCGCCTGACCATCGTGGCGATCTTCTTCGAGATCGTCATCGGCATCACCCTCGGCGTGGTCAGCGGCCTGCGCCGAGGCAAGTCCGTCGACACCACCGTCCTGGTGCTCACCCTCGTCGTCATCTCCGTACCGACGTTCGTGACGGGCTACCTGCTCCAGTACCTCTTCGGCGTCAAATGGGGCTGGGTGCGGCCGACCGTCTCCCCGGACGCCCCCTTCAACGAACTGATCCTGCCCGGCATCGTGCTCGCGCTGGTCTCCCTCGCCTACGTCACCCGGCTCTCGCGCACCTCCATCGCCGAGAACGTCAAGGCCGACTACGTGCGCACGGCCGTCGCCAAGGGCCTGCCGCGCCGGCGCGTCGTCACCCGCCACCTCCTGCGCAACTCGCTCATCCCCGTCATCACCTTCATCGGCACCGACATCGGCGCCCTGATGGGCGGCGCCATCGTCACCGAGCGGATCTTCAACATCCACGGCGTCGGATACCAGCTCTACCAGGGGATCCTGCGCAACAACTCCCCGACGGTGGTCGGCTTCGTGACCATCCTCGTCATCGTCTTCCTGCTGGCGAACCTGCTCGTCGACCTGCTGTACGCGGTCCTGGACCCGAGGATCCGGTATGCCTGA
- a CDS encoding ABC transporter substrate-binding protein, whose amino-acid sequence MRGATHATWAACAVAVALAATACGGGSDSGGGGEAGIVSSSWGDPQNPLEPANTNEVQGGKVLDMLFRGLKRYDPKTGEALDMVAEKIETTDSQNFTITLKDGWKFSNDEPVTAQSFVDAWNYGADVRNKQNNSPFFSDIVGYADVHPASGEPKAKTMSGLVVKNDKTFTVALKNKFSTWPETLGYQAFSPLPKAFFTDHAAWLDKPIGNGPYTVDSYTKGTGMKLRKWDTYPGPDKAQNGGVDLKVYTDNNTAYTDLISGNLDLVDDIPAQQLKNVKNDLGDRYINQPALIIQTLTFPLYDPQWSKEGMENVRIGISRAINRDEITKQIFRETRTPAKDWTSPALGEKGGFSSTVCGDACVYDPAAAKKLITDAGGLPGGKVTLTSNVDTGSHRDWMDAVCNSINNALGEGPVCTVNPVGTFADFRNQQSSFKLTGPFRSGWQADYPLIQNFLQPLYYTGASSNYGKFSNPEFDKLVDEANQESDPAKAVAKFQDSEKILAAQMPSIPLWYQNGSAGYAERLSDVALNQFSVPVYDQIKVG is encoded by the coding sequence ATGCGCGGAGCCACCCACGCCACGTGGGCCGCATGTGCGGTGGCCGTCGCCCTCGCGGCGACGGCCTGCGGCGGCGGCAGCGACAGCGGCGGAGGCGGCGAGGCGGGAATCGTCAGCTCCTCGTGGGGCGACCCGCAGAACCCGCTGGAGCCCGCCAACACCAACGAGGTGCAGGGCGGCAAGGTGCTCGACATGCTCTTCCGGGGCCTCAAGCGCTACGACCCGAAGACCGGCGAGGCCCTCGACATGGTCGCCGAGAAGATCGAGACGACGGACAGTCAGAACTTCACCATCACGCTGAAGGACGGCTGGAAGTTCAGCAACGACGAGCCGGTCACCGCGCAGTCCTTCGTCGACGCCTGGAACTACGGCGCGGACGTGCGCAACAAGCAGAACAACTCGCCGTTCTTCTCCGACATCGTCGGCTACGCGGACGTCCACCCCGCCTCCGGTGAGCCCAAGGCCAAGACGATGTCCGGACTGGTCGTCAAGAACGACAAGACCTTCACGGTCGCCCTGAAGAACAAGTTCTCCACCTGGCCCGAGACCCTCGGCTACCAGGCCTTCTCCCCCCTGCCCAAGGCCTTCTTCACCGACCACGCCGCCTGGCTGGACAAGCCGATCGGCAACGGCCCGTACACGGTGGACTCGTACACCAAGGGCACCGGTATGAAGCTGCGCAAGTGGGACACCTACCCCGGCCCGGACAAGGCGCAGAACGGTGGTGTGGACCTGAAGGTCTACACCGACAACAACACCGCCTACACCGACCTGATCTCCGGCAACCTCGACCTCGTCGACGACATCCCGGCGCAGCAGCTCAAGAACGTCAAGAACGACCTCGGTGACCGGTACATCAACCAGCCGGCCCTCATCATCCAGACCCTCACCTTCCCGCTGTACGACCCGCAGTGGAGCAAGGAAGGGATGGAGAACGTCCGGATCGGCATCTCGCGGGCCATCAACCGCGACGAGATCACCAAGCAGATCTTCCGCGAGACCCGCACCCCGGCCAAGGACTGGACCTCCCCGGCCCTCGGCGAGAAGGGCGGCTTCTCCTCCACGGTCTGCGGCGACGCCTGCGTCTACGACCCGGCCGCGGCCAAGAAGCTCATCACGGACGCCGGCGGGCTCCCCGGCGGCAAGGTCACGCTGACCTCCAACGTGGACACCGGCTCGCACCGCGACTGGATGGACGCCGTCTGCAACAGCATCAACAACGCGCTGGGCGAGGGCCCGGTCTGCACGGTCAACCCGGTCGGCACCTTCGCGGACTTCCGCAACCAGCAGAGCAGCTTCAAGCTGACCGGTCCCTTCCGCTCCGGCTGGCAGGCCGACTACCCCCTGATCCAGAACTTCCTCCAGCCGCTCTACTACACAGGGGCCTCCTCCAACTACGGGAAGTTCAGCAACCCGGAGTTCGACAAGCTCGTCGACGAGGCCAACCAGGAGAGCGACCCGGCCAAGGCCGTCGCGAAGTTCCAGGACTCCGAGAAGATCCTCGCGGCGCAGATGCCGTCGATCCCGCTCTGGTACCAGAACGGCAGCGCGGGCTACGCGGAGCGGCTCTCGGACGTCGCGCTCAACCAGTTCAGCGTCCCCGTGTACGACCAGATCAAGGTCGGCTGA
- a CDS encoding ABC transporter ATP-binding protein, with protein sequence MLLEVRDLHVEFKTRDGVAKAVNGVDYSVAEGETLAVLGESGSGKSVTAQAVMGILDTPPGRIAGGEILFKGRDLLKMKEEERRRIRGAEMAMIFQDALSSLNPVLSVGAQLGEMYEVHRGMSRKDARGRAVELMDRVKIPAAKERVGDYPHQFSGGMRQRIMIAMALALEPSLIIADEPTTALDVTVQAQVMDLLAELQRELNMGLILITHDLGVVADVADKIAVMYAGRIVEAAPVHEIYKAPAHPYTRGLLDSIPRLDQKGQELYAIKGLPPNLVAIPPGCAFNPRCPMAQAVCRTDVPPLYRVTESPVERTSACHFWKECLHG encoded by the coding sequence ATGCTGCTCGAAGTCCGCGACCTGCACGTGGAATTCAAGACGCGCGACGGAGTCGCCAAGGCCGTCAACGGCGTCGACTACTCGGTGGCCGAGGGCGAGACGCTGGCCGTGCTCGGCGAGTCGGGCTCCGGCAAGTCGGTCACCGCCCAGGCCGTGATGGGCATCCTCGACACGCCCCCGGGCCGGATCGCGGGCGGCGAGATCCTCTTCAAGGGCAGGGACCTCCTGAAGATGAAGGAGGAGGAGCGGCGCAGGATCCGCGGCGCCGAGATGGCGATGATCTTCCAGGACGCGCTCTCCTCCCTGAACCCGGTCCTGAGCGTGGGCGCGCAGCTCGGCGAGATGTACGAGGTGCACCGCGGGATGTCCCGCAAGGACGCCAGGGGCAGGGCCGTCGAGCTGATGGACCGGGTGAAGATCCCGGCGGCGAAGGAGCGGGTGGGGGACTACCCGCACCAGTTCTCGGGCGGCATGCGCCAGCGCATCATGATCGCCATGGCGCTGGCCCTGGAGCCCTCGCTGATCATCGCGGACGAGCCGACGACGGCCCTGGACGTCACCGTCCAGGCCCAGGTGATGGACCTGCTCGCGGAGCTCCAGCGCGAGCTGAACATGGGCCTCATCCTGATCACCCACGACCTCGGCGTGGTCGCGGACGTGGCCGACAAGATCGCGGTCATGTACGCGGGCCGGATCGTCGAGGCGGCCCCGGTCCACGAGATCTACAAGGCGCCCGCGCACCCGTACACGCGCGGCCTGCTGGACTCGATCCCGCGCCTGGACCAGAAGGGCCAGGAGCTGTACGCCATCAAGGGACTGCCGCCGAACCTGGTGGCCATCCCGCCCGGCTGCGCCTTCAACCCGCGCTGCCCGATGGCGCAGGCGGTGTGCCGCACCGACGTCCCGCCGCTGTACCGGGTGACCGAGTCCCCGGTGGAGCGGACCAGCGCCTGCCACTTCTGGAAGGAGTGCCTCCATGGCTGA
- a CDS encoding ABC transporter permease, producing the protein MPDPERPEGPGGYDPVGPRPHEAVSPTGQGGPIDLAIEAAESVEGIEKTAAPGGTGPGHKPRSLWSDAWHQLRRNPVFVISSLMILFLVVIAIWPQLIASGDPLQCDLSKSQQGSSPGHPFGYDTQGCDVYTRTVYGARASITVGVCATLGAALLGALLGGLAGFFGGWGDALLSRVADIFFGIPVVLGGLVFLSVVTSTTVWPVVGFIVLLGWPQIARIGRGSVITAKQNDYVQAARALGAGNGRMMLRHVAPNAVAPVIVVATIALGTYIALEATLSFLGVGLRPPTVSWGIDISNAASQIRNAPHMLLWPAGALSLTVLAFIMLGDAVRDALDPKLR; encoded by the coding sequence ATGCCTGACCCCGAGCGTCCCGAAGGGCCCGGCGGCTACGATCCCGTCGGCCCCCGCCCGCACGAGGCCGTCTCCCCGACCGGCCAGGGCGGACCCATAGACCTGGCCATCGAGGCGGCCGAGAGCGTCGAGGGCATCGAGAAGACGGCCGCGCCGGGCGGGACGGGCCCCGGCCACAAGCCCCGCTCCCTGTGGTCCGACGCCTGGCACCAGCTGCGCCGCAACCCCGTCTTCGTCATCTCCTCGCTGATGATCCTCTTCCTCGTGGTCATCGCGATCTGGCCGCAGCTCATCGCGAGCGGCGACCCGCTGCAGTGCGACCTGTCCAAATCGCAGCAGGGCTCCTCACCGGGCCACCCCTTCGGCTACGACACCCAGGGCTGCGACGTGTACACCCGTACCGTCTACGGGGCCCGCGCCTCCATCACCGTCGGCGTCTGCGCCACCCTCGGCGCCGCGCTGCTCGGCGCGCTGCTCGGCGGGCTCGCCGGGTTCTTCGGCGGGTGGGGCGACGCGCTGCTCTCCCGGGTCGCCGACATCTTCTTCGGTATCCCCGTCGTCCTCGGCGGCCTGGTCTTCCTGTCCGTGGTCACCAGCACCACCGTCTGGCCGGTGGTCGGATTCATCGTGCTCCTCGGCTGGCCGCAGATCGCCCGCATCGGCCGCGGTTCCGTCATCACCGCCAAGCAGAACGACTACGTCCAGGCGGCCCGGGCGCTGGGCGCCGGGAACGGCCGGATGATGCTCCGGCACGTGGCGCCCAACGCCGTCGCCCCGGTCATCGTCGTCGCGACCATCGCGCTCGGCACCTACATCGCCCTGGAAGCCACCCTGTCCTTCCTCGGCGTCGGCCTGCGCCCGCCCACCGTCTCCTGGGGCATCGACATCTCCAACGCGGCCTCGCAGATCCGCAACGCCCCCCACATGCTGCTCTGGCCGGCGGGCGCGCTGAGCCTGACCGTGCTCGCCTTCATCATGCTCGGCGACGCGGTGCGCGACGCCCTCGACCCCAAGCTGCGCTGA
- a CDS encoding GNAT family N-acetyltransferase produces the protein MTLTVRAAGPGDASDICALLNAVDVIEIGRPETDLGTVESDLNAPDVDLATDSWLAFQGGRLVAYALVWADSGPGRVDGDHYVLPGHHEAAGLLLERMEARARELSGGPGVLRLQLNVKPTLDLSLLSGRGYRTIRRYQVMTRALSPAADPAPVPPAGLTLRHCADDEADRHRAHALVERTFAAHFGHVDRPYETWLDHIDGRKIDWSLVWIASLPGHGDAAVLLTRDDRTSMAWVSHIGVAEEVRGRGVGGFLLRHCFAVYAERGRDCVGLGVDTHNVTGALALYEAHGMGLHYAVDSWELVLHPQG, from the coding sequence ATGACCCTCACCGTACGGGCCGCCGGGCCCGGGGACGCGTCCGACATCTGCGCGCTGCTCAACGCCGTCGACGTGATCGAGATCGGCCGCCCGGAGACCGATCTGGGCACTGTCGAGTCCGACCTCAACGCCCCCGACGTGGACCTGGCCACCGACTCCTGGCTCGCCTTCCAGGGCGGGAGACTCGTCGCCTACGCCCTCGTCTGGGCGGACTCCGGCCCGGGGCGCGTCGACGGGGACCACTACGTGCTGCCCGGCCACCACGAGGCCGCCGGCCTGCTGCTGGAGCGCATGGAGGCCAGGGCCCGGGAGCTGTCCGGCGGGCCCGGCGTCCTGAGGCTCCAGCTCAACGTGAAGCCCACCCTCGACCTCTCCCTCCTCAGCGGGCGCGGCTACCGCACCATCCGGCGCTACCAGGTCATGACCCGCGCGCTGTCCCCGGCCGCCGATCCGGCACCGGTCCCGCCGGCCGGGCTCACCCTGCGGCACTGCGCCGACGACGAGGCCGACCGTCACCGGGCCCACGCCCTGGTCGAGCGGACCTTCGCCGCGCACTTCGGCCACGTGGACCGCCCGTACGAGACCTGGCTCGACCACATAGACGGCCGCAAGATCGACTGGTCGCTGGTGTGGATCGCGAGCCTGCCCGGCCACGGCGACGCGGCCGTGCTGCTCACGCGGGACGACCGTACGAGCATGGCCTGGGTCAGCCACATCGGCGTGGCCGAGGAGGTGCGCGGCCGGGGCGTCGGCGGTTTCCTGCTGCGCCACTGCTTCGCCGTCTACGCGGAGCGCGGCCGGGACTGCGTGGGTCTCGGGGTGGACACGCACAACGTGACCGGCGCGCTCGCACTGTACGAGGCGCACGGCATGGGCCTGCACTACGCGGTCGACTCGTGGGAGCTCGTGTTGCACCCCCAGGGGTGA